In Gossypium hirsutum isolate 1008001.06 chromosome A10, Gossypium_hirsutum_v2.1, whole genome shotgun sequence, the DNA window ATACaagaatattattataattctattttattcaattcaaccaaatacaagaatattttataactttattccattctattcaattaaacaattaaattactgATTACAGTTTTATTCTATTACAATTTTATTCCATTTCAATCATATTCTATTCCAGTAAACCAAACTTGATGTAAATGTGTGCTCTATAAATTGGTTTTCACCAGCGATTGGgtttgtttaaatgctaaaaacTCCCAATGCAAGGCGGTTCAATAGCGATGATCTCAATTATGTAAAGTTTATCATAGTTTCGGCAGCACCATGACCTTGTCAAATCGATAAGGACGAAGATGTTTCAAAACTCCTAATTAATTAAGGAGCAAATCCAAATAAGGGTTATGAATGATATAATGAAGTAGGGGTTGTAGATTTAGGCCCAAAAACCATATGGCTAACCCGAAGCTTAAGATGGTTTAAAACCAAGATGCAATTGTGGAAGCGCTTGTTtgttttcgttttcgttttcgttGTTTTCATCTAAATTAATTGTGGGATGGTTAGCTCATGCATGATGCTTCCATAGTTGCTTGTTTCCTCTTTTTTCTGGAAACTGCACCTACATAACCAATAACAAATCTGATTAATCCCTACGCTAAACCAACATAACACCCAAACTCTTACAGGGGTTTCTCCACTCCTATCTTTGCAACTGAATCCACAAACCAAACAGCTCCTTGCACAACTTTTTTACCAAAAACCAGAATCTATGACCACCCGTAACTTCGAAATTTTCTTATAAATTGGGGTAGCTAAACTTAAGATTTGGCATGGTTTTTGGTTTTTCATGAACCTGAGGATTAACGGGAGGTACATGTGTAAAGGGGAAAATGGCATTTAGTTGATGacggaattgatttgattaaacgTTGGCAAAGGCAATCATCGTCGTCTCAACTCTTTATCAAGTTCACTTTTGTTCCTATGGTTGTCATTTTGCTCTTCAATCACTTTTCCTAATCCTCGAAATAAACAAAGCCAAACTCACATCTTTAAACTTCATACCTCAACTCTCTTCTTCGAGGTTAAgccaaactctctttcatatatgaattttttttaattaaacattttaatgGATTAAAATTATGAGTAATCATTTGGTAAattggtaatatatatatttttattccactagcaattttaaaaattgacatgtatctttttttctaaatattttactatactcttaaaatatatttatcaattCTCTAATTcagtttataaaatttaaaaatttcactgaTAATGTACCATATATTTTCCTTTAACtatatacacaaatataattttttttcatactaCTTTTATGTTTATTACACCTATTATATTTGTTAGATTATATCATAAATAGGGAGTGTCAACaaaatttaaatgtataatttctaaaaatgataatttttttcttataaaattccaaaaaaaattacctttcaaAGATATTAAGAAACATATTATACAcaaactattattataaaatgatatttgcAAGTAAATTCGAGCCATGTCAAAAGCAATGCTTAAGACCAGTGTTAAATGTTTCAGGCACTACGTAGCGAGcagtgatgaataagtgcagcaAGTGGGCAGGTGTGTTAACACGCAAACATTTTGACGCGTGAGGGGTTTGAAAGGAATTAGACCAAATCAGAGGAGACCCGACCAGTCTAATTTTAGGGCCCAAAGTTAGGCAACTCTCAACGATAATGACCCTTCAACCCTTCCCCCCCAAACGCTCttagtttacccttttttttgttttaaaagctaaatttattGCTCCCTCCTACACATTCATTCATTGAGCTTGGTACCGCCCCTACACTTGAACATTTACAGACACTGCTCCAAATCAAACCATATCTGGTTGACTAGTGTTTGCTTCATCAATGGTCAAAATTCAATTCCAAAAGGGAATATAGATTTAGCTCTTTGTTGCGTTGTCTTGTCTGTCACTTGGAACAAAAAGGCCACTTATTTCCTCCACTTTCTCCTTTAACCCTAAACAACACACCCCTTGTATTGAATTAGGCTACTGTTTCTCGGTTGTAGTGAAAACTTCAATGGAATCCAACATAGAAGGAAATGGTTTCAACTTTACAACCCATCATTCTTTCAATTTTCCCTTTGAAGTTGGTTGTTGTATAAATTATTAAACTTGAACTTAATATAGGCCTCAATTTGGGTTTTTCAGCATTCAAGATGGATACTTCAATGCAAagttaaaagtataaaatttacaTAACAAACTCGAGATAGTTGCTATTAAGCATTTAAGGGAAAGACATCAAAACTTACATATAAAAccacttaaatatatatatttatactgtTGAGTGCAATAAGTTGCATTCCAAAATAGGGGAGAAAATTGTGAAAACGCGAAACATAATTCAAAGTCTCTTTCTTTGAAATGTGATCAGGATCTTTAGAGAGCTTCAAGCCTGTAGCTTTCCTTGCTTATTGCTTCCAACTGTGAAACAACAACAACacataattaaacatttaatgattagttgttttttaataataaaaccgACACTCACGGCTAAGGGCAGATAACTCGGAGCTCTTCAACGCACGCAGCCTCTTCACAGTCGACACAAACATGCTGCACATCCAATGCAAAAAAAACCAGATATTACAAATTTATGCATGTATTAGTtcaacatataaataattaaataaccatAATAAGACAAAACTGGTTTCTCTAGTGTTTGGGTAATACGTAGGTTAAGAAAGAACATGCCAACATTAAAGAAATCATAATTTGGGTGAAGATATGAGGAATCTAATGCTGTTTTTAGGGGGAAACTAGAGGACAAAAGATGCAAAATATAAAGGGTACTCTACTATATGCTCCGTCACTAATTGTGggaatataatataatatggtATAGTATAATCACAAATTGCAACAAAGATCAACAGTGATAAAGATAAAGATGCTTACTGCCATGGGACATCCCCAACAAGCATACTGTCTCCTTCGTTATCCTCATAAACAAGTGTATATTCCCCACTTCCGTCCAATACGCCCGTAATCGCTTTCTCTTCCTCTTGCTTGTTCACTATTCCACCAGCAGAGGAATCTCTTTGAGCTACATGGATGGCAGCAAAAGACAAACACATGAGATCAAACCATATCTGTCAATTAGGATCCCATTAATTTAAGCTACGAGTTTAATTGCAATAACAACAAGCAGGTGAGTCCAAAACTTTGGCCCTTGAAATATGCAATCCCTCCCCCACTTCCGTCACCTAAACAGTTGAAAACTAACACTGATGTGAATTGATGGGTCATTATAGTAACCCAGATGCAACACAAAAAGCTTCTAATACACTGAACAAAATGATGGGATAGTCGAATACTAGATGAGCTGATGATGATATAGATGCCCATATTAAACaatgaataaaacaaattcaCCCCTAGTGGCTAATGGACAGTACTATGATTTCTAAGTTACCTAATCcatgtgaaaaaaaaaacctcagctgtatatttatatatttcataacaaATTTACCTGCAAGGAGGCCTCTGAAGAGTTCATCGACAGCAGTTGACAATTTTTCGTAGCTATCATAGGCTTTGAGATCCACTTTCCTACCGATGGGAACTCCATCCATGTTGATTTTCACAAACAGGCCTTTGCCATTAGGTTCAGCTGCTGGTTTTTCATTAGCAGCCTTGTGAGTTGGTGATTCAGAAGCTAGTTTTGAAGAACTGCTGTTGGCAAGATTTTTCCTTATAGAACGAATTGGAGGCCAACCAACAACTGGACCAGGAGCAGTTCTGTTTACCATGATCATAATTAGACcccaaaaaaagggaaaaaaaaggttTCTTAAGAACATCTGAAagataataaaaagtaaaatctTGCACTAATACTACATACGAAAGAATTAATGAAGTATTTCAGGTTAACATGAGAGACATAAAGAAATGAAACCAAGTAACAAGCATGCATGGATGCTGGACCACATACAACATCAAGAAAGGTAAATACACTTGTGACTTGCGGTGAATATCCTCTgtcaaaaaaaaagattttaaaaagtaaaattataattaaaagaggtgcaggagagagagagagagatgtaAAAAGCTGGAGTACCTTTTCTGAGAACCATTGAGAGGCACAGCTgtatttgcaggaggtttaaatGCCTTTCTCTCAGCTTCCTGCAAGTCTACCGCTTTATTGCAACAGGGCTGTGACGATTCCTTAGCTATAACAGGCAAGGTCTGTGGTGGGGCTGTTGTTGATGGGAACTGGAGAAATGGAGGCATTGTCTGCTGTTGATGGTGGTTTTTGGCCCATGGAGTGGACAAAACTGACCCAACAGGGTGGTCCTCCGGACATGGAAACTTGTGTGTCTGTTTTCCATTGCTCTTCAGGGAAGAGAAGTACCCTAGTGAGAGTAAAGACTCATCTCTCTCAGTGTTGTTTTTGTTGGACCAGTTGCTCTCGCCTGGGGGACCAAGCCTCAGTTCCAGCTTCTTCTCCTCTGAGGATCCATCCcttctctcttctctcttcaaATGCCACTCTCTTTCTTGAGGTATTAAATCAAGAAGTTTAGGACATGATTCAACATTCTTAGAGCAACCACTCTCCATCTCCTTCACACACCAGATATGATCTCCAACTACACCAATAGGATCACCTTTCTTCAACTACTTTGAAGACCGACAATTAGCAATAATCTGAAAATATATGTCTATAAAGTGTTCCAGGTTTAGAAGCCAAGTACCATAAAAACAAAGGTGGAGAACAAATGAAAAGGAGCTAATGGTTATTTAAAACCATGCAAAGATGGGAAGTTGCAGGTATACCTTAAAGGAGTCACTCAACCAGAGCTCAAAATAATGAAGACCCACATCATGAAACCAACAAATCTTTACTATGAGCAAAGAAGGAACTAATGATACAACTCTAAACTTGTGAAGATATTAGCTGACAAAGCAAGAACTGTCCAGCTTATAGAGCCTCTCAACCATTAAAATCTTTACAAACCGACACCTTTAAACGAGGAAAATCAGACCAAAAACGCTATatcatattataaatataatatatataatatgttaagAAAAGCCACCTTTGAAATAGAGAAATCCCACCAAGTGAAAGGAAACCACCCAAAAGAACAAAGTGTTTTTATTGACAACTCAAAACTACAAAGGTATAGAGGGAGCTATGGTAAgagtttttttcccctttttttggGCACGCTTTAGTGGGTTCTTCTTTACCGTCCCTTTTATCTCTTTCTAGGACTCCATATAGGTACGTGATTCTTTAGAGGAGGGAGGACAAGATGCACATTTCACAAATGATATACAACAATCAGTGCATACAActgaatattattaaaatataatatgaaatataCTGCTATTACATAGAAATATATATAGCATATTTATGCACCGTGAATTGTTGTAAGAATAAGAAATGGTGAAACttataaaagtttatataaaatttttactttttttaatcacAACTCCGgccatatataaataattgagtgcttttatatatttatatttttaattaatattaacaattatTGTTTTGAACATCAACTTGAGCTTGTGCTCAAGCTTATAAATAACAAAATTGAAGTTGAATAAACTCATTTATTATTAGAGTTAAAGAGTTAAagattgtaaaaaatataaaagatgaaGATTGCTTCATGATAGTCTAGTAAGTTGAGATTTGAATAAGTGAATATAGAGTTAAATCTTCATGATAGTCTATTTTAAGGGATTAAGTTATCTATTCTAATTTAGGAGGTGTTGATACTGATATGTTATAATTTGGCATATGCAATTAGGGCATTTTCATGTTTACTTCAGCTTATTTTTAAGTGAAATTGAATCTTTTAATTGATTAGTGGTTAGCCATGTTGTATTTAGTTTTAGTTGTGTTTTTATGccaattttagtgttttttttaatactaaaTTAGTTTTATGTAGTAAATGATACTCAAGTGGTGCTTAATTTGGCTATATAAGAGAGTTAAGAGGACCATGGCATGCAAGGCTTGGTAGATTAGTTGAAACAAGGCAATGTCACGATGTGAGTTGTTGTTTTAGGATGCAAAGAAATGCTTAGCTTGGGATGTTTCGACATGGATGAAAAAGAAGCCGCGACTTCATAAACTACTTGAAATGAGGAGATGAGGCTTAAATGTAACGTCGTGATGTGAGTGATTTAAGGGCACGACATTAATTGGGTTTAGCTTGAATGAGAAAATGAAAGTGAGTTATATTGCAACAGAGGAGGTGCTAAAGCTATGACGTCAGCATGTTATGTCGCGATATGTTGATCTTTCAGGTCGAGACATTAATGCCCAGACATCAACAAGTGAGAAGTCCTTCGTCAATGTCGCGATGATGGATAGAGGCCATGATGTTTATTTGCAGAGTTGGAAGTTGTGAAGGTTACTAAAGGGAAATTTTGTCTGCGTCCTTTATTTAAGCTATTTTTAATAGGTAAAAAGATGGTCATTTAGCTCCTCACTATAAATACTTGCTTTGTATCATAATTAAAGAGACTTGAAAACTTTTTAGAGAGAtcttttctaaaaattttcaaattttagactttgaaatGTAAACTTTTGCagagactttgtttaaagtatattttttttatagatatcaCAACTGTTTCTTATGGGTAACAACGTAATATAGAGATCAAAGTAAGCTCCAACTCTGAATATGGATTCTTATCCATGAATGAGCAATTCTAAACTCTTTACTTTAAttcattttaacttttttgaTGTTTAGAATGACTACTTGCGTTTTGCATTCCATGATGTTCTAAAATTCTTTGATGGTTGGTTGGAATGCTAGTTGCTAATGTAGTTAAGATACATAATGATTGGTTGattgtttaaatgtgttaataTGCTTAGTAAACTATAATTGATGCTTCTAGTTGAAGATTTTGATAGATGAGTCCGAGAGGAGATTTTTATCGCCTAGAACCTTAATACAATCATGTCGAATAGTGAGGCCGAAAGGTGAGCTATTAACTAGTTGAGCCCAAGAGGAGATCATTGGTAGTAGTTCTTAAGTACAAATGAACCTGAAAGAAGATTTTTTCTTAAGAATAGCAATTGATACAATCTAAAATGTGTATGGTGGCTATATTAGTAACTATTTGAACAATCGACCATTACCTTCTTAATTACATTAGTCACAGAAAGAAAGAGGATTTTTAGGTTTGCTTACTTTGTAAATACTCTCGGTTAGTTTTGTATCAACTTGATTTGAGTTGTATTAATAATCCTTAAGTTAAGTACAGTGGTAATTGCCTAACTAGTGAAGTGAATAACTATTGCATAGTTTACTAAGTAATCCTTGCAAAAAACAATCATTGGAATGCTTACTTAAGTTTTCCATTGTAAATAAATActactatattacaacctgagaCCATTATGCTTGCAATTTTTTCGTGCTAGAAAGTGAtgaatatatatgttatgtaagtGAGTGTACACTAGCAATTAGGTACACATGGGAACAGAGTCTTTCCTAAGCGATGAATGACCCACGATCACGTTCTTTTTTCATAATACATGAAATACTAGTGAGAAGATGTTATTTACTTTCTAACTAAGCTATGAATTCCACAATTGCCACTATGAATTCGACTATTGTAAGTGTAGTCATGTCATACATAAGCTATATAGCCAACATATCAGCTTTTAGCTTCGATACCAATGAAACACAAGCTTTCGATATTTCAAAGCATATGAGTTAGGTAAATGTGATCAGTCACTTAATCAAGATTGAAGAAAGTTACATCATGAACatcacaaatgaaaaaaaattacataaatgaatcCAGGATAAATGTTATTTAGGTCTTGTTCGATGTATTATCAAtccaaataatcacatatatgtTTCTATTTTTTAGAGTCAACTGCTCTGATACCCAACAAATTGTATCTTTCAATTTAAACTTAATAAATAACATTATAGCCTTCTGAATCAATTGTTCATTTTGATTTCTTGGACTATCAGTGATGTTTGAGCCAGACCGAATCAATTGGTTGGGCCAATTGGATCAAAAATCAATCGGGTACTAATTTAAAGAGTGACTTTGAACGAATTAGATCGGGAATCAGTATAAACCAATTGAATCGGCTAAAAATCGAttgaaatgagtttttttttaaattagtttttttatttttaataatttttaattagattCGTTTGACCGATCGAATCGAAAATCGATGGCTTGACCAGTTCGACCATCAATCTAGTTTAAAAAACATTGTAGACTATTAGCAATtttagattacctactaatataaattgtctTCTTGTATCACAATCCTTTCCTTATGATGCAACTTGTTGAAATACGTGAAGCCCCATATATTTTGGAATGcttttaaagttatttaggtagataagcCTTAGAATAACCAATTGGGATCTTTTaggaatatattttttttatctttagtaGTTTACTAGAATAAGAGAATAATTTTCCTAACTAGGTTATGAGTCTTTTTTCTATTTAAACTTACTTCTTtacctaataaaattataatagttTTATTGAATACACTCTTGAAAAttttaatggtatcaaagctaggttaaatctttaagaaaACCATGGTTAAAACAAGCTTCACTGGAAATAAGTGATCTAGCAACCAAATGGAGATAGAAAGTTTTGTAGTAGGAACAACAACAGAGAGTGCAATGACTCAAAGGATAAAGGCATCTCACCTCTCTTTTCAGCTGACATCTCCTAAGTTAAATGACAAGAATTACCTCGAATGGTCATAGTTTGTGAAGTTAGCAATTGATTGGCGCGACAAGCTAGGTCATTTAATTAGAGAAGTCAAGCAATCATAGACGGGTGATCCGAGGATGAACATGTGGAGGTCAAAAAAATCTATAATAATTACATGGCTTATTAATTCCATGGAAGCATCCATAAgtaaacctttttctttttctcccgaCTGTTAAAGATGTTTTGGGATGTTGTAAAAAACACCTATTCAAATTTAGAAAATGTTCCACAAATCTTTGAGTTAAAAGTAAAACTCTAAAAGGCTAGGTAATGGGAAGAGGaggttattttttattataatgagAGGATGTCTCTTTGGCAAGAACTAGATCAATGTTATAATTATGAATGGGAGTGTCTTGGAGATAGTGTTAAAGTtatgaaaaaagaagagaatgagtgagcttatttatttttggctgGTTTAAACAAAGAATTTGATGAAGTGAGATCTCgaatcttaagaaaaaaaatcgcTTCCAACACTCTGTGAGATTTTTTCTGAGGTTAGAAGAGAAGAGACTAAGAGAAAAGTAATGTTAAGGTCAGGATTTGAAGCTAATGATGAAAATTCTGCTATTGTGACTATTAAAAATGATTATGATAGTGAAAAAGGAAGAAACCTTTTGGTGCGACCACTACAAAAAATATTGGCACACTTAACAAACGTGTTGGAAACTCCCATGAAAAATCGATGAATGAGAGAAAAAAAGAGTGACAATGGTTGTGGTTCATAATCTAAGGATAGCAAAGCTTTCCAAATGACTAATGAAAATCATGGGCAGCAAAATTCTCTGGAAGAGTCTTCATTCACTAAGGAATAACTAGAGCATCTATACAAGCTTTTTCAATCACcacaatttcaaatgaaattttctatTCCTAACTCATTTACAcaattgatttttctattttttttcaatgtcaagccttgtaaaacaaacacGTGGATCATTGATTCTAGTGTTAGTGATCACATGACTAATAGTCATTTCCTTTTCTCAACTTACACACCTTGTGCAAGAAATACACCTTGTTCACGGCAATAGCAAAAAAATGCACTATTAAAATTTCACCTTCCTTCGTTTTACATGTGCCAAATCTAGCTTTTAATCTCATATCTGTCAATAAATTATCTCAGTCCTCGAATTGTCGTACTATATTTAACTCATCTATCTGGAAACTTTAGGACATTATCTCGGGGAGGATGATTAGCAGTGTTAAATAATATGGTGGGATTTACTTTTTTGATGACGATCATCTAAGTTGACCATCAACTACTTGGGTTTAAACTTTGTTTCTAGTTTTAATAAGGTTATACTTTGGCATTATAAGCTTGGACAccctaatttttactatttaagacATTTGTTACCTTATCCATTTAAGAATAAAAGTCCTTCTTGATATCATCACTACTTTTAAGAGTCCCAAAATTTTCAAGGAAACATTGTAATTCAAGGCCTTTTATTACTATTTCATTCATAGGCGATGATCATCAATTCTTCATGGCGCATCGCTCAATGCAAGTATTGACATAGCCTGCAACTTCCCTTGTAgctaataaaaacaaaacaaatcgTTGAGTTCATATACATTCTTACTTaccataaaatattaatataaaaagaaaaaagaaaaaactatcaGGCTTCCCTTGGCTGCTTAGCCTTGAACACCTGGTGGTGGCACATCCAAGTGTAAAATATTGAGTTGCTAGTGTGGTAGGTGTCTTCCAGAGTCTCCACCAGTGCTTTCTACACCAGACAATGTTGAATGCAGTCTTCCAGGAAAGATCCATTGGCGACACAGGTACTTTAAAAAAGTATACTTTAACCCAATTGGATGAGTGCTATAACAACTTGATGTGAGGAACTAACAAAGATCCCCAACAGTAAGCAGAACATCAACACCCCTGATTTTTCCTCCGTTATGtatatattgatttgatttgTTGATGATTGTTTTGCATTGCATGAGATAGGGTTTATATAAACTTTGTGTAGGATATTGTCATGCCAAACTGCCTTGCCAAACAAAATTTGATTAAATGCAAAATTAGGATGTCAAACTACCCTACCGAAATTtgattgaatgcaaaattaagaGGACATTTTTATAGGTAATCAAATTAAGATGAAATGGAATTGTCATACCAAACTACATAGAAAAAACAGGCTATATGCCAAACTACTTGTCATGACCTCTATTTTAATAGCAACCAACAGTATAtgtcctaaaaaaataaaatactatgtTACTTCCAAACTCAAAGAGAACAAAGGTACTATGATATTACTTGAATTTCCATATCAACTTGCATGAACACTAGATGGCTTATGTTCAAAATCTTACACAATTTGCAAGTCCTAAGATGGATAATTAAGACATTTTAAAACCATAATCATGTACCAAATAT includes these proteins:
- the LOC107897354 gene encoding auxin-responsive protein IAA26 — its product is MESGCSKNVESCPKLLDLIPQEREWHLKREERRDGSSEEKKLELRLGPPGESNWSNKNNTERDESLLSLGYFSSLKSNGKQTHKFPCPEDHPVGSVLSTPWAKNHHQQQTMPPFLQFPSTTAPPQTLPVIAKESSQPCCNKAVDLQEAERKAFKPPANTAVPLNGSQKRTAPGPVVGWPPIRSIRKNLANSSSSKLASESPTHKAANEKPAAEPNGKGLFVKINMDGVPIGRKVDLKAYDSYEKLSTAVDELFRGLLAAQRDSSAGGIVNKQEEEKAITGVLDGSGEYTLVYEDNEGDSMLVGDVPWHMFVSTVKRLRALKSSELSALSLGSNKQGKLQA